The DNA region CTTCATCCGTCCCAGGCATTAGCTGGATGATAAATCCCCCTGAAGCAAGAACCGAGTTGTCTGGATTCACAAGAACCCCGACACCAACAGATGAAGGTACTTGCTCAGAAACAGCAAAGTAATAAGTAAAATCCTCACCAAGCTCTCCTGAAACAAGTGGAACTTGCCCCGAAAAATTCTCTTTAAGTCCAATATCTTTGACAACTGTTAATGTACCAGACGTCCCTACAGCGCGACGGACATCTAATTTGCCACTTTCGTTTAAATCAAAATGGGTCTGTGGGTTTGTTACATATCCACGCACTTCCCCTTTTGCATTACTATCAACAAGAATGACCCCGATCGGACCGTCCCCTTCAATCTTTACGGTAATTTTGTCCTCTCCTTTTAACATGGCTCCCATCATAACACTTGCTGTCATCGCTCTTCCTAAAGCAGCAGAAGCTGTTGGCCAAGTATAATGTCTTTTCTGTGCCTCATGGATGGTATCCGTTGTATTCGCCGCATAGGCACGAACTTTCCCATCATAGGCTAAAGCTTTAATTAAATAATCGCCCATTTCAATCTCCTTCCTACTCCTTGTTGCGCTCGTATATTAGTTTTAACCCCTTTAGTGTTAAAAACGGATCTACGACATCGATATGAATGGTTTCCTCGGAAATTAACGGGGCTAGTCCTCCCGTCGCAATCACGGTTGGTTCTATTTTACTGTATGCTTTCATACGCTTTACGATTCCATCAACTTGTCCTACATACCCATATAATATCCCTGCTTGCATCGCTGCAACAGTATTTTTCCCTATAATATGGTCAGGACGGGCAATTTCAATACGAGGCAATTTGGCCGCTTTCGAATATAGTGCTTCAGTTGATATATTTATTCCCGGGGCAATAGCTCCCCCCATATATTGACCATGTTCATTAATAAAACAATATGTAGTTGCTGTACCAAAATCAACAATAATGAGCGGACTACCATAGTCATGAATGCCTGCAACCGCATTTACAATTCGATCCGCCCCCACTTCACGCGGGTTTTCGTATTTTATATTTAACCCCGTTTTCATCCCTGGCCCAACAATTAACGGTTTAACATGAAAGTACTTATGACACATTCTCTCTAGTGAAAACATAATGGGTGGAACGACTGAAGATATAATGATACCGTTAATTTCACTTAAAGAAAGATCAACATGTTGAAAAAGGTCTTTAATTAACATGCCAAACTCATCTTCTGTCTTATGTCTACTCGTCTCAATTCGCCAATGGAATTTCAATTTTTCACCGTCATATACCCCTAAAACAGTATTCGTATTCCCTACATCTAACACAAAGATCAATGTACTCACCACTTTTTATTAAGACTTTTTCAAAACGCACTGAATCGAAATGATGAGCTATTGCTACCCCATGATTTCTGCACAGTCGCCTCCGCTTTTCTTTGATCCAGCTACGGCTCCTAGCGGCTCGAGGTCAATTGGCAAGCTCCTTCAGAGGGGAAAGAGCTCCCTCTTACGGATCTTGTCAATTGCTTGTCGCCGCTGGGCAGTCGCCTCCGCTTTTCTTTGATCCAGCTGCGGCTCCTAGCGGCTCGAGGTCAATTGTCAAGCTCCTTCAGAGGGTAAAGAACTCCCTCTTACGGATCTTGTCAATTGCTTGTCGCCGCTGGGCAGTCGCCTCCGCTTTTCTTACAAAACATCATAACATATATGATCTTTGCAAGTGAATTTGTTTTTACTTTGTCTCATAATGTGAAACTTCATTCGGGGTTGTTATAGTATAAGGATTTGTTTTTAAGACGAGGAAAAAGCTGTCCCATTGGACTTGGAACAGCTTTTTCCTTTTGAAGATTTTTATTTATTAAGATCTTCGTCTTTGTTTTGTTGATTCACTTCATTTGGTGTTGATTCATCAGTTGGTGTTAAATGTTCTTCTTTCTTTTGAAAATTTACTCGAAGGTTGTCAACTGATTCAGTTTTTGACGTTGGCGCCTTTTCATCTGTAGCGTATTTACGTTCCGGTAATTTGCCATGGTCAATTAAGTGCTTAATTTGTTGTGCATCTAGAGTTTCAACATCTAATAAAGTAGTTGCTACAAGCTCAAGCTTATCACGATGTTTTGTTAAAATATCTTTCGCACGTTCGTAGCAATCTTTAATGAATCGTTGGATTTCAAGATCAATTTCGTATGCAATCGCATCAGAATAGTTCTGTTCATTATTTAAATCACGACCAAGGAACACTTGACCACCTTGTGATTGACCGAATTGAAGTGGACCTAATTTATCACTCATTCCAAATTCTGTCACCATTCTACGCGCAATTCCAGTTGCTCTTTGGAAGTCATTATGTGCTCCAGTGGAAACTTCTCCGAAGATAATCTCCTCTGCCACACGACCACCTAATAAACCGGTAATCTTATCAAGCAATTCTGGTTTGGTCATGAAATAACGATCTTCTTTCGGAAGCATAACAGCATATCCGCCTGCTTGACCACGAGGGACGATCGTAACCTTATGCACCATTTCGGCCTCATCAAGTACGATCCCGATAATAGTATGTCCCGCTTCATGAAAAGCAACAATTTTTCTTTCCTTTTCTGAGATGACGCGGCTTTTCTTAGCAGGACCTGCAATGACCCTGTCAGTTGCTTCATCGATATCACGCATATCAATCGATTTTTTATTTTGACGAGCTGCTACTAAAGCTGCCTCATTGAGTAAGTTTTCTAAATCAGCTCCTGAGAAGCCTGGAGTCCTCATGGCAATAGCTTTCAAATCAACAGATCCATCTAACGGTTTATTACGAGCGTGAACTCTTAACACCGCTTCACGACCATTCACATCAGGACGATCCACTGTGATTTGACGGTCAAAACGACCAGGACGTAATAAAGCAGGATCCAAGATATCAGGACGGTTCGTCGCAGCCACAATAATAATCCCTTCATTCGAACTAAAACCATCCATTTCGACTAGCAATTGGTTCAATGTTTGTTCACGTTCATCATGTCCTCCACCTAGGCCTGCTCCACGTTGACGACCTACCGCATCAATTTCGTCAATAAAAATAATACATGGGGCATTTTTCTTCGCGTTCTCAAATAGATCACGAACACGTGATGCACCGACACCGACAAACATTTCAACGAAGTCAGAACCACTAATGGAGAAGAATGGAACACCCGCTTCGCCTGCAACAGCTCGTGCAAGTAAAGTTTTCCCTGTACCTGGAGGCCCAACTAATAAAACCCCTTTTGGAATCCGTGCACCAAGTTCAGAGAATTTTCGCGGATCCTTTAAAAATTCAACGACTTCAACTAATTCCTGTTTCTCTTCATCAGCCCCTGCAACATCTTTAAAGCGAACCTTTTTCTTTTCATCATTGTAAAGTCTCGCTTTACTTTTGCCGAAATTCATGACACGGCTACCGCCACCTTGTGCCTGATTCAACAAGAAGAAGAAAAGGATGAAAATAATGAGAAACGGGATAATGGTTGTAAAGAAAGAAACCCAACCACTTGTTTCTTTTGCAGGAAGTACCTCAACTTTTGAAGTTTTAGCAGCCTCATCAATTCGAGCTAATAGGGGATCACTATTCATTACATAAGTCCGAAAGTATTTCCCCTCTTCCGCTCCTTTTAATTGGCCCCTAACTTCATATACTCCTCTTTCTGGCTGCATGGAAAACGTTTTTACTTCATCTTTCTCTAAATGGGTAACAAACTGATTATAAGTAAGATTATCCGTTGGTTCGTTGTTATTATTGAAATAACTAACAACACCAATGATAACTAGAAAAACTAGCAAGTAAAATATGGTGTAGCGAAAAATCCGATTCATTCCTTACCTCCTCCCACGGTAAAAAAACTATATTCAATAGTATCATAGAAAAACTTGGAATTACAACCATTTGGGCTGGTTTTCAACACAACTTTCATAACAGCAGTCCTTTTTAGTTATTTACTTCCATTACCCGTGTAAATTTCTGGTTTTAGTACACCGATATACGGTAAATTCCGATATTTTTCAGCGTAATCTAAACCATACCCAACGACAAATTCATGCGGGCAGATAAAGCCAACGTAGTCTGGTTTCAAATCAGCTTTTCTTCCCGATGGCTTATCTAATAATGTGATAATTTTAATGGAATTAGCTTTTCGATAATGCATCAGATCCACTAAATAGCTTAAAGTTAATCCGCTATCAATGATATCCTCTACAATCAAAATATCTCTTCCTTCAACAGATGTATCTAAATCTTTAACGATCTTTACTTCTCCAGAAGAGGTAGTTTTTGAACCATAGCTTGAAACATCCATAAAATCCATTTCAAGATATGTATCGACTCGCTTCAGTAAATCCGCCATAAAAG from Oikeobacillus pervagus includes:
- the hslO gene encoding Hsp33 family molecular chaperone HslO; the encoded protein is MGDYLIKALAYDGKVRAYAANTTDTIHEAQKRHYTWPTASAALGRAMTASVMMGAMLKGEDKITVKIEGDGPIGVILVDSNAKGEVRGYVTNPQTHFDLNESGKLDVRRAVGTSGTLTVVKDIGLKENFSGQVPLVSGELGEDFTYYFAVSEQVPSSVGVGVLVNPDNSVLASGGFIIQLMPGTDEETIGAIEKRLKEIPPISKLIQQGLTPEEILAEILGKENVKILETVPVSFKCNCSKERFSKAIISFGKQEIQDMIDEDGQAEAQCHFCNEKYLFTKDELEELKKEA
- a CDS encoding type III pantothenate kinase is translated as MIFVLDVGNTNTVLGVYDGEKLKFHWRIETSRHKTEDEFGMLIKDLFQHVDLSLSEINGIIISSVVPPIMFSLERMCHKYFHVKPLIVGPGMKTGLNIKYENPREVGADRIVNAVAGIHDYGSPLIIVDFGTATTYCFINEHGQYMGGAIAPGINISTEALYSKAAKLPRIEIARPDHIIGKNTVAAMQAGILYGYVGQVDGIVKRMKAYSKIEPTVIATGGLAPLISEETIHIDVVDPFLTLKGLKLIYERNKE
- the ftsH gene encoding ATP-dependent zinc metalloprotease FtsH translates to MNRIFRYTIFYLLVFLVIIGVVSYFNNNNEPTDNLTYNQFVTHLEKDEVKTFSMQPERGVYEVRGQLKGAEEGKYFRTYVMNSDPLLARIDEAAKTSKVEVLPAKETSGWVSFFTTIIPFLIIFILFFFLLNQAQGGGSRVMNFGKSKARLYNDEKKKVRFKDVAGADEEKQELVEVVEFLKDPRKFSELGARIPKGVLLVGPPGTGKTLLARAVAGEAGVPFFSISGSDFVEMFVGVGASRVRDLFENAKKNAPCIIFIDEIDAVGRQRGAGLGGGHDEREQTLNQLLVEMDGFSSNEGIIIVAATNRPDILDPALLRPGRFDRQITVDRPDVNGREAVLRVHARNKPLDGSVDLKAIAMRTPGFSGADLENLLNEAALVAARQNKKSIDMRDIDEATDRVIAGPAKKSRVISEKERKIVAFHEAGHTIIGIVLDEAEMVHKVTIVPRGQAGGYAVMLPKEDRYFMTKPELLDKITGLLGGRVAEEIIFGEVSTGAHNDFQRATGIARRMVTEFGMSDKLGPLQFGQSQGGQVFLGRDLNNEQNYSDAIAYEIDLEIQRFIKDCYERAKDILTKHRDKLELVATTLLDVETLDAQQIKHLIDHGKLPERKYATDEKAPTSKTESVDNLRVNFQKKEEHLTPTDESTPNEVNQQNKDEDLNK
- the hpt gene encoding hypoxanthine phosphoribosyltransferase, with the translated sequence MLNQDIERVLFTEEQIQEKIREMASSLTKEYQGRFPLAIGVLKGAMPFMADLLKRVDTYLEMDFMDVSSYGSKTTSSGEVKIVKDLDTSVEGRDILIVEDIIDSGLTLSYLVDLMHYRKANSIKIITLLDKPSGRKADLKPDYVGFICPHEFVVGYGLDYAEKYRNLPYIGVLKPEIYTGNGSK